From the genome of Labrus bergylta chromosome 12, fLabBer1.1, whole genome shotgun sequence, one region includes:
- the LOC109977022 gene encoding membrane cofactor protein has protein sequence MAVCLVFLLSSLGLAITAQAQDCPKPVPGPNMNLKDSGIVLQEFPDGTKVTFTCEVGYQSGGSGGSGVSTCSAGNWSLVMLQCKRKNCGALEAVINGDITYPTSTLFGDTAVVTCNTGYRRVGRETIRCGDAGWLDRLPECEVSKCGPPPAIADGTFYPEKEEYEYSEVVRYTCQKDLTLNGSKSVSCSEDGTFTPAAPTCINVQCEAPNIDNADFTSGSRYPYKYKATVTHQCRTGYRMIGQSTSVCEIDGQWSPKLLECKQLPTPTTTDKPDGNKGDGDGGTDNGGSSTGTTVGIIIGCVAGLFLVVLAIYYFKKKKKAGFQKGTAENETTGDGNSVELQSGKHSAAVGTTLLNEKTSD, from the exons ATGGCTGTCTGTCTCGTCTTTCTACTCAGCAGTCTTGGCCTTGCTATTACTGCTCAAG CTCAAGACTGTCCCAAGCCTGTTCCAGGACCCAACATGAATTTAAAGGACAGCGGCATAGTTTTGCAAGAATTCCCAGATGGGACCAAAGTGACTTTTACCTGTGAAGTTGGCTACCAGTCTGGAGGGTCTGGAGGGTCTGGAGTCAGTACTTGTTCTGCTGGGAATTGGAGTCTTGTGATGCTGCAATGCAAGA GGAAAAACTGTGGTGCACTTGAAGCTGTAATAAATGGTGACATAACTTACCCTACATCAACCCTGTTTGGTGATACAGCGGTGGTAACTTGCAACACTGG ATACAGACGGGTTGGTCGAGAGACAATCCGCTGTGGAGACGCAGGTTGGTTGGACAGGTTGCCTGAATGTGAAG TGTCTAAGTGTGGTCCACCACCTGCGATAGCTGATGGCACATTCTATCCAGAAAAAGAAGAGTATGAATACAGCGAAGTTGTGCGTTACACCTGTCAGAAGGATTTAACTCTCAATGGATCCAAATCAGTCTCCTGTTCAGAAGATGGAACATTTACACCTGCAGCTCCAACATGTATAA ATGTTCAATGTGAAGCCCCAAATATCGACAATGCCGACTTTACTTCAGGTTCTCGGTATCCTTACAAATACAAAGCTACAGTGACTCATCAGTGCAGAACTGGATATAGGATGATAGGACAAAGTACCTCTGTATGTGAAATAGATGGCCAGTGGTCACCTAAACTTCTGGAATGTAAAC AATTGCCCACCCCAACTACGACAGACAAGCCAGATGGAAATAAAGGTGATGGTGATGGAGGGACAG acaaCGGTGGAAGCAGCACTGGTACAACTGTGGGGATTATTATTGGATGTG TTGCAGGTCTCTTCCTGGTCGTTCTTGCAATCTATTatttcaagaaaaagaaaaaggcagg CTTTCAGAAAGGCACTGCTGAAAATGAGACTACAGGTGACGGAAACTCTGTGGAGCTCCAGAGTGG tAAGCACAGCGCTGCTGTTGGTACAACATTACTGAATGAGAAAACGTCTGATTAA